A part of Rattus norvegicus strain BN/NHsdMcwi chromosome 4, GRCr8, whole genome shotgun sequence genomic DNA contains:
- the Fancd2os gene encoding FANCD2 opposite strand protein isoform X2, with product MRQLHWSVQSAWSSVGLSMAGYQLWSPWTPLDESFQWLRHTTPTPSSKHPFRASPCFPHTPSDLEVQLCLQEVTLVLDSPLVESGESPKLPCHTSELRAVSNKKGVVRKPQPVRLSGVDSVFGRVITAQPPKWTGTFRVSDKSAFCKIISREHRWPTGLKEPQIQMTVTMCKQMLRSILLLYATYKKCTFALQHSK from the coding sequence GACTGTCAATGGCAGGCTACCAGCTCTGGTCACCATGGACCCCACTGGATGAGAGCTTCCAATGGCTGCGGCATACAACACCTACTCCTTCCTCCAAACACCCTTTTAGGGCCTCTCCTTGCTTCCCCCACACCCCTTCCGACCTTGAAGTGCAGTTGTGCCTTCAAGAAGTCACACTTGTCCTAGACAGCCCTCTTGTGGAATCTGGAGAGAGCCCCAAGTTACCCTGTCACACATCAGAGCTCCGAGCCGTGAGTAACAAGAAAGGAGTGGTGAGGAAACCCCAGCCAGTCCGCCTCAGTGGAGTAGATTCTGTTTTTGGTAGGGTCATCACAGCCCAGCCACCCAAGTGGACTGGAACCTTCAGAGTTTCAGACAAGTCAGCCTTCTGCAAAATAATCAGCAGGGAGCACCGGTGGCCTACTGGACTCAAGGAGCCTCAGATCCAAATGACAGTGACTATGTGCAAACAGATGCTACGCTCAATCCTCCTGCTGTATGCGACTTACAAGAAGTGCACCTTTGCCTTGCAGCACTCCAAGTGA
- the Fancd2os gene encoding FANCD2 opposite strand protein yields MAGYQLWSPWTPLDESFQWLRHTTPTPSSKHPFRASPCFPHTPSDLEVQLCLQEVTLVLDSPLVESGESPKLPCHTSELRAVSNKKGVVRKPQPVRLSGVDSVFGRVITAQPPKWTGTFRVSDKSAFCKIISREHRWPTGLKEPQIQMTVTMCKQMLRSILLLYATYKKCTFALQHSK; encoded by the coding sequence ATGGCAGGCTACCAGCTCTGGTCACCATGGACCCCACTGGATGAGAGCTTCCAATGGCTGCGGCATACAACACCTACTCCTTCCTCCAAACACCCTTTTAGGGCCTCTCCTTGCTTCCCCCACACCCCTTCCGACCTTGAAGTGCAGTTGTGCCTTCAAGAAGTCACACTTGTCCTAGACAGCCCTCTTGTGGAATCTGGAGAGAGCCCCAAGTTACCCTGTCACACATCAGAGCTCCGAGCCGTGAGTAACAAGAAAGGAGTGGTGAGGAAACCCCAGCCAGTCCGCCTCAGTGGAGTAGATTCTGTTTTTGGTAGGGTCATCACAGCCCAGCCACCCAAGTGGACTGGAACCTTCAGAGTTTCAGACAAGTCAGCCTTCTGCAAAATAATCAGCAGGGAGCACCGGTGGCCTACTGGACTCAAGGAGCCTCAGATCCAAATGACAGTGACTATGTGCAAACAGATGCTACGCTCAATCCTCCTGCTGTATGCGACTTACAAGAAGTGCACCTTTGCCTTGCAGCACTCCAAGTGA